In one Winogradskyella sp. MH6 genomic region, the following are encoded:
- a CDS encoding VPS10 domain-containing protein has protein sequence MRFSSYLLAILLPFFCLNLQSQNFQESDYGALEYRLLGPFRGGRSAAVTGVPNQPNLYYFGATGGGIWKTTNGGRVWENISDGYFGGSIGAIAVSKSDPNVIYVGGGEKTVRGNVSSGYGIWKSVDAGKTWQASGLPQSRHVPRIAIHPTNHNIVYAGVLGNIYKPTQERGVYKSTDGGKTWKKTLFSNEHAGVVDLIMDPTNPRILYASTWRVQRTPYSLSSGGEGSALWKSTDSGETWTEISVNKGFPEGILGIIGITVSPINNQRLWAIVENKDQGGLYRSDDGGETWTQVNDERKLRQRAWYYTRVYADTKDVNTVYVLNVRYHKSTDGGKNFNTYNAPHGDHHDLWIAPENPDRMIIGDDGGAQVTYDGGETWSTYHNQPTSQFYRVTTDNAFPYRIYVAQQDNSTIRIPHRTDGYSITEDDWESTAGGESAHIAVDPEDNDIVYGGSYDGFLTRVNHKTGTVRAINVWPDNPMGHGAEGMKYRFQWNFPIMFSKHNPNRLYTFSQHVHVTENEGQSWEIVSPDLTRNDPEKLKSSGGPITQDNTSVEYYCTIFAANESPLKEGLLWVGSDDGLIHVTKDGGKTWDNVTPKGMPKWMMINSIEPSAFDEGTCYVAGTKYKTGDFAPYLYKTTDYGKTWKKITNGINGEHFTRVLREDPKRKGLLYAGTETGMYISLNDGKDWKPFQLNLPIVPITDLTIKDNNLIVATQGRSLWMIDDLTLIHQLYDADLSKTVLFQPKDTYRMRGGGRRGSLTTGTNHPNGVITYFNLKDYKEDDEVALTYFDTKGDTIKTFSTKDKKNMLKVENGANQFVWDMTYDGAERLPGMILWWASLEGPRAIPGKYKVSLNVNGDEQSQPFTILADPRAESTLADMEKQFQFVKDVNETMDKAHKSIKKIRNINGQLSAFQKQYKDDDNVKDLVEKAKALEEQLSNIEKELYQTKNRSGQDPLNFPIKLTNKLGHLNALVSMGDFAPTDQDVAVKNELTSKIETQLSQFNTILNDEVKAFNAAFNSKQLNYLFVED, from the coding sequence ATGCGATTTTCTTCCTATCTATTAGCAATATTACTCCCATTTTTTTGCTTAAATCTTCAATCACAAAATTTTCAAGAATCGGATTATGGAGCCTTAGAGTATAGATTACTCGGACCCTTTAGAGGTGGACGAAGTGCTGCTGTTACAGGTGTTCCAAATCAACCTAACCTATATTATTTTGGTGCAACTGGTGGAGGTATTTGGAAAACTACAAACGGAGGTCGTGTCTGGGAAAACATATCAGACGGTTATTTTGGGGGAAGCATAGGTGCTATAGCTGTTTCTAAAAGCGACCCAAATGTTATTTATGTTGGTGGTGGTGAAAAAACCGTCAGAGGAAATGTGTCTTCAGGTTATGGTATTTGGAAAAGCGTTGATGCTGGTAAAACATGGCAAGCATCTGGTTTGCCTCAAAGTAGGCACGTACCACGTATCGCAATTCATCCTACTAATCATAATATTGTTTATGCTGGTGTATTGGGTAACATCTATAAACCAACACAAGAACGAGGTGTTTACAAAAGTACAGATGGTGGAAAAACTTGGAAAAAGACCTTATTTTCTAACGAACATGCTGGTGTTGTAGACTTAATCATGGATCCTACAAATCCTAGAATTTTATATGCTTCAACTTGGCGAGTGCAACGTACACCTTACAGCTTAAGTTCTGGAGGTGAAGGTTCAGCACTTTGGAAAAGTACAGATAGTGGAGAAACTTGGACCGAAATATCGGTTAATAAAGGTTTTCCTGAAGGTATTTTGGGTATCATTGGTATAACAGTATCACCAATAAATAATCAACGCCTTTGGGCTATTGTTGAAAATAAAGACCAAGGAGGTTTATATCGCAGTGACGATGGTGGTGAAACTTGGACACAAGTTAATGATGAAAGAAAATTACGTCAGCGCGCTTGGTATTACACCAGAGTTTATGCAGACACCAAAGATGTAAATACAGTTTATGTCTTAAATGTACGCTATCATAAAAGTACAGATGGTGGCAAGAATTTTAACACCTACAACGCACCTCATGGAGACCATCATGACCTTTGGATTGCACCAGAAAATCCAGACCGAATGATTATCGGAGACGATGGTGGAGCACAAGTTACCTATGATGGAGGCGAGACTTGGAGTACGTATCACAATCAGCCAACATCGCAATTTTACAGAGTAACTACAGATAATGCGTTTCCATATCGTATTTATGTGGCACAGCAGGATAATTCTACTATAAGAATTCCCCACAGAACAGATGGGTATTCAATTACTGAAGACGATTGGGAAAGTACAGCAGGTGGTGAATCTGCTCACATTGCTGTAGATCCTGAGGATAACGATATTGTCTATGGCGGAAGCTATGATGGCTTCTTAACACGAGTGAATCATAAAACAGGAACCGTAAGAGCAATCAATGTTTGGCCAGATAATCCTATGGGTCATGGTGCAGAAGGCATGAAGTATCGTTTTCAATGGAATTTCCCAATTATGTTTTCTAAGCATAATCCAAATCGATTATACACCTTTTCTCAACACGTTCATGTTACTGAAAATGAAGGGCAATCTTGGGAAATCGTTAGTCCAGATTTAACTCGAAATGATCCGGAAAAATTAAAGTCTTCAGGCGGACCGATTACACAAGATAATACCTCTGTAGAATATTATTGTACCATTTTTGCTGCGAACGAATCTCCTTTAAAAGAAGGTTTGCTTTGGGTTGGTAGTGATGATGGTTTAATTCATGTTACTAAAGATGGTGGTAAAACATGGGACAATGTCACACCGAAAGGTATGCCTAAATGGATGATGATTAATAGTATAGAGCCAAGTGCTTTTGATGAAGGTACTTGCTATGTCGCTGGTACAAAATACAAAACAGGTGATTTTGCACCATATTTGTACAAAACCACAGACTACGGAAAAACTTGGAAGAAAATCACTAATGGTATTAATGGCGAGCATTTTACCAGAGTTTTAAGAGAAGATCCAAAGCGTAAAGGTTTGCTTTATGCAGGTACCGAAACAGGAATGTATATTTCTCTTAACGATGGCAAAGACTGGAAGCCATTTCAATTGAATTTACCAATTGTACCAATAACCGACTTAACTATAAAGGACAATAATCTAATCGTTGCGACTCAAGGTAGAAGTCTTTGGATGATAGACGATTTAACTCTTATTCATCAATTATACGATGCGGATTTAAGTAAAACTGTTTTATTTCAACCAAAGGACACTTATAGAATGCGAGGTGGAGGTAGAAGAGGAAGTTTAACAACTGGCACTAATCATCCAAATGGCGTTATCACGTATTTCAATTTAAAAGATTACAAGGAAGACGACGAAGTAGCTCTAACCTATTTCGATACAAAAGGAGACACGATTAAAACATTTTCAACAAAAGACAAAAAGAATATGCTTAAAGTTGAAAATGGAGCAAACCAGTTTGTTTGGGATATGACTTATGATGGTGCAGAACGTTTGCCAGGTATGATATTGTGGTGGGCAAGTTTAGAAGGACCAAGAGCAATTCCTGGTAAGTATAAAGTGAGTTTAAATGTTAATGGAGATGAGCAGTCACAACCATTTACGATTCTTGCAGATCCAAGGGCAGAAAGCACGCTTGCTGATATGGAAAAGCAGTTTCAGTTTGTCAAGGATGTTAACGAAACGATGGACAAAGCGCATAAATCCATTAAAAAAATAAGAAATATTAATGGTCAGCTAAGTGCATTTCAAAAGCAATATAAGGACGATGATAATGTGAAAGACTTGGTAGAAAAAGCCAAAGCCTTAGAAGAGCAACTTTCTAATATTGAAAAAGAATTATACCAAACCAAAAACAGAAGTGGTCAAGATCCTTTAAACTTTCCAATTAAGTTGACTAATAAATTAGGGCATCTCAATGCTTTAGTAAGCATGGGCGATTTTGCACCAACCGATCAAGATGTTGCTGTTAAAAATGAATTGACTTCAAAAATTGAAACGCAATTATCTCAATTTAACACAATTCTTAATGATGAGGTGAAAGCATTCAATGCAGCCTTTAATTCTAAACAGTTGAATTATTTGTTTGTTGAGGATTAA
- a CDS encoding MATE family efflux transporter — translation MAKVSSQDLGSQPIGKLLVKQAVPASIGILVMSLNILVDTIFVGNWIGPNAIAAINVVLPVSFFIAALGMAIGIGGSSIISRALGANNREKALATFGNQITLTLLLTVSFVIPGLYFVDSIIPAFGGKGDIFNPAKIYYTIVLYGVPFLALCMMGNTVIRAEGKPKFAMYAMMIPSVGNLILDYIFIKILGYGMHGAAWATTGSYMLCLGFIVWYFLSNNSELKITECFYKLNFPIIKEIGGLGFVTLARQAIVSVTYLLMNNILFNLGGETSVTAYAIVGRMLMFALFPVYGITQGFLPIAGFNYGAEQYKRVRDSIFTAIKYGVALAAVIFVFLMLFPDAITQLFTQDAEVLRETPPAMRWVFAATPIIGIQLIGAAYFQAIGKAIPALLLTLLRQGIFFIPLIFILPRFYGELGVWMSFPISDVLATIVTVYFLHREVKLNLLPKEVE, via the coding sequence ATGGCTAAAGTATCGTCACAAGATTTAGGTAGTCAACCAATAGGTAAACTGCTAGTAAAACAAGCTGTGCCAGCCTCTATAGGTATTTTGGTAATGTCGCTTAACATTCTTGTAGATACTATTTTTGTTGGTAATTGGATAGGGCCTAATGCTATAGCGGCAATCAATGTAGTTTTACCAGTGTCGTTTTTTATAGCTGCTTTGGGTATGGCTATTGGTATTGGTGGTTCTTCAATTATTTCTAGAGCACTTGGAGCAAACAATAGAGAAAAAGCTTTAGCTACTTTTGGGAATCAAATTACGCTTACACTTTTACTAACGGTCTCTTTCGTTATTCCTGGTTTGTATTTTGTGGATAGTATTATACCAGCTTTTGGTGGTAAGGGAGACATATTTAATCCTGCAAAGATTTATTACACAATCGTATTGTATGGTGTGCCTTTTTTAGCCTTATGTATGATGGGAAACACCGTAATCCGTGCAGAAGGCAAACCAAAATTTGCGATGTATGCCATGATGATTCCTTCTGTAGGCAATCTTATTTTAGACTACATTTTTATAAAAATATTAGGCTATGGTATGCATGGTGCAGCGTGGGCAACTACAGGCTCATATATGCTTTGTTTGGGGTTTATTGTCTGGTATTTTTTATCCAATAATTCAGAATTAAAAATCACAGAGTGTTTTTACAAACTGAATTTTCCAATCATCAAAGAAATAGGAGGTTTAGGTTTTGTGACTTTAGCTAGACAAGCCATTGTAAGTGTCACTTACTTATTAATGAATAATATCTTATTCAATTTAGGAGGTGAAACATCAGTGACAGCTTATGCTATTGTTGGTAGAATGTTAATGTTTGCTTTATTTCCAGTTTATGGAATTACCCAAGGATTCTTACCAATTGCTGGATTTAATTATGGTGCAGAACAGTACAAACGCGTCAGAGACTCTATATTTACAGCCATTAAATATGGAGTAGCATTGGCAGCTGTCATATTTGTTTTTTTAATGCTGTTTCCAGATGCTATAACCCAGCTTTTTACTCAAGACGCTGAGGTTTTAAGAGAAACACCTCCTGCTATGCGTTGGGTATTTGCGGCAACACCAATTATTGGTATTCAATTAATAGGAGCAGCGTATTTTCAGGCAATAGGTAAGGCTATACCAGCTTTATTGCTCACACTTCTTCGTCAAGGAATTTTCTTTATCCCTTTGATTTTTATTCTACCAAGATTCTATGGTGAACTTGGTGTTTGGATGTCCTTTCCTATTTCAGATGTTTTAGCAACCATTGTTACTGTTTATTTCTTACATAGAGAGGTAAAGTTAAATTTACTCCCAAAAGAAGTAGAATAA
- the hemH gene encoding ferrochelatase has product MKKGVLLVNLGSPDSPNPKDVKKYLDEFLMDERVIDLPLWARTLLVKGIILNTRPKASAKAYQKIWWEEGSPLIVLSERLQEKVQNKVDYPVALAMRYGSMSIKRGLQELVDKGCTEVKTIPLYPQFAMATTETIDVKVDELVAEHFPQLKITRTPAFYNREDYKEALAQSIAEKLDGLDYEHILFSYHGVPERHIRKSDISNGNCKMNGKCCFKMGSPQHEFCYRHQCEITTVNVAKKLKLKNGTYSTTFQSRLGFDPWLKPYTDRNIERMGKEGIKKMAIVTPAFVSDCLETLEEIAMEGEEIFHEVGGKEFTVIPCLNDRDDFAQVLTNMIEEWATSETLAV; this is encoded by the coding sequence ATGAAAAAAGGAGTTTTACTTGTTAATTTAGGATCACCAGATAGCCCTAATCCAAAGGATGTAAAGAAGTATTTGGATGAGTTTTTAATGGATGAACGCGTTATTGACCTTCCTCTTTGGGCACGCACATTATTGGTAAAAGGAATCATCTTAAATACCAGACCAAAAGCCTCAGCTAAGGCTTATCAAAAAATTTGGTGGGAAGAAGGTTCCCCATTGATTGTACTGTCTGAAAGACTTCAAGAAAAGGTACAGAATAAGGTAGATTATCCTGTAGCTTTGGCTATGCGTTACGGAAGCATGAGTATAAAAAGGGGATTACAGGAATTGGTAGACAAAGGATGCACAGAGGTAAAAACCATTCCGTTGTATCCACAGTTTGCTATGGCAACTACAGAAACTATTGATGTAAAGGTAGACGAGTTGGTTGCTGAGCATTTTCCGCAATTAAAGATTACTAGGACTCCTGCATTTTATAATAGAGAAGATTACAAAGAAGCCTTAGCTCAAAGTATTGCCGAAAAGCTGGATGGTTTAGATTACGAACACATTTTATTCAGTTATCATGGTGTACCAGAACGCCATATCAGAAAAAGTGATATATCTAATGGAAATTGCAAAATGAATGGCAAATGCTGTTTTAAAATGGGCAGTCCACAACATGAGTTTTGTTACCGTCATCAATGTGAAATTACCACTGTAAATGTGGCTAAAAAATTAAAACTCAAAAATGGCACTTACTCTACAACCTTTCAATCTAGATTAGGTTTCGACCCATGGTTAAAACCTTATACAGACAGAAACATTGAGCGTATGGGTAAAGAAGGTATTAAAAAAATGGCTATTGTAACTCCAGCTTTTGTTAGTGACTGTCTAGAAACCTTAGAAGAAATTGCTATGGAAGGTGAAGAAATCTTCCATGAAGTAGGCGGAAAGGAGTTTACGGTAATACCTTGTTTAAATGATAGAGATGATTTTGCACAAGTATTGACTAATATGATTGAAGAATGGGCAACATCTGAAACTTTAGCAGTGTAA